GGAGGGGTGTAAGGATGCTGAACCCGTTAGGGGGGAGGTAGTTGCTAGAACGGTCGAAGTCTCCTACGCCAGCACTTACGGAGGACCTGTAGTGAGGTTTGAGACCCTCTCTAATCTCTACCTATACGCTAGGGTCAATGAAAGTGGGAGGATTGGAACGTATTTCGATTACGATATTCAGAGAAGTTACAAGAAGCTGAGAGCGAGGGATGTAGGCGTTGAGGTAGGTGCTAGAGCTAGGGACTTCATTAAAGTTGGAGCGCTCCCAGATGGTAGTTACGAGTTAATTTTAGCCAGCCGAGTAGTCAACTCCGTGTTGCCGATTATGTTAGGCCCTGCAGTCTCGGCTTTAAATGTTCAACGAGGCAGATCCCCACTCATAGGAAAGTTGGGCGAGGCACTGACGTCCGGGGAGATAACCATTGTTGATTTAGGAGCATCTTCACACGCGCTCGGCTCAAAACCCTTCGATGATGAAGGGCATTCCACAAGCAATCTAGCTATAGTTGAGAAGGGAGTCCTTAAGACCTACCTCTACGATACCTATACAGCCGCCATAGAAGGACGGGATTCCACGGGCAACGCATCAAGGACGTACTCCTCAGGACCTGTCCCCCAACCACACCACCTTCACCTACAACCAGGTAAAGCATCATTAGAGGAGCTGATCAGCGAAGTTAGAAAAGGTGTATTGGTAATGAACACTATAGGTGAGTGGCTCTCAAACCCTGTGAGCGGTCATCTGAACGCCACCATAACACACGCGTACGTAGTGAGTAACGGCGAGCTCGTCAAGCCTGTTGGGAATGGGGTTATCACGGCTAACATATACGAGCTTCTTAAAGACGGACTGGAAGAAATAGGTAGTGATGTCAGACCGAGCTACGGGGTCTCAACCCCCTCTCTAAAATTCAGTAGGGTGCGGATTGCAGGAAGCTAATCTGACATCGAGTAAGTAGCCTGACCTTCTCCCTGCTCTGAAGGATAGGAGGCCTTTCGGGAAGGGTGCGAATATAAAATATCTCCTAAACCCACTATAGTTGGGATCGCTGTAATCCGTCGGCAACGATTGCACGCCGTGATGAGATGAACTCCTCTGATCGATGATTGAGGACTCGAGCACTGAGATTTAAACAATCCATGGCTTTTACTCAATATCTAAGGTTAATTAGACTCACAACGGTATGATGTGAGGGTGATTGTGTGGTCAGAGTTGTGGTTGTTTTCATAGGTTCTTTAGCCGACGTGATCGGTGCGCATGCGGAGATGGTAGAGGTACCGACGGATGCGGTTACCGTTAAGGGGCTCATCGATTACTTGCAGCGTCTGAAACCTTTGTTGTCTAAGTTCTTGGAGGCGAGTCCTCTCCTTCAGGTTTTCGTTAATGATGTTGAGGCGGCTTACTGCAAAGTGTTAAAGAACGGGGATAGAGTGACCATAATGCTACCGCTCTATGAGGGTGGCTAGCAACTCCCACTCGTTTCCTGGTAGATGATTATGCGTCAAGATCAATCCCTCCAGCAGTTCCATCAAGGCCTCCCACCGCATTAACTTCCGTCCCTCATATTCAGAGGATTCACGGCTCTTCCTTCAGCGTGAGCGATCTAGATCTCGCACCTCGCAACGCTCTCAGGTGCGCCTAAGCCTTGGGTTCAGGACCTCCTCTAGTGAGTAGCTTACTAAGACGAATGCATATATGAGGAGTAAGATGAACATGCCTGGCGGAACAAAGTACCACCACCTTCCCGTTGAGAGCGCTCCGGAGGCGAAGGCGTAGTGAAGTATCATTCCCCAGCTTATGTCATTAACGTTTCCCACACCGAGGAACACTAGTGCAGCATGAGAGAATATGGCGTTGGATGTCGCTAATGCCATGTTAGCATACACTACAGGCATTACATTAGGTAGTATGTGCCTGAAGATTATCCTGGGGTTACTAGCTCCGAGAGCCCTAGCTGACTCAACGTACGGCCATTCCTTTATCGATAGGACCATGGACCGCACGACCCGAGCTGTGGGACTCCAACTCAGGACACCTATAATCAAAATGACGTTGATTAAACTAGGTCCTAAGATTGCACCCACGACTATCATCAAGATCAGAGGAGGTATAACGAGGAAGAGGTCTGTGATCCTCATCAAGATCTCATCCACCACACCCCCGAAATAACCGCTGACTAGTCCTACAGAAGTGCCTATGGTCACGGCGACTAGCGCGGCGAGGATGCCCACTATTATAGATATCCTCGAGCCGTAGATGTTGAGAGCGAAGAGATCTTGACCTACCTCGTTGGTGCCGAACCAGTGTTCGAAGTTAGGGGGTAGCATGTACTTAGAGGGATCAGTTTTGTACGGATCTTGCGTGACTATGACGGGCGCTAGAAGACCGATAACTGTGAAGAACACTATTATAGCTAGCCCGACTACTCCCAACCCGTTCCTCTTATACACCCTCCAGAAATCAATTAATGAAGTTACGAGATGAGTTGGTTTCGACATTACCGTCTCACCCTTGGGTCTAGATACCCGTAGATTATGTCAGCTATGAGGTTCGCTAGAACCACAGATATAGTCACTATTATGAACGCTCCTTGAAGTATTGGGTAGTCGCGATTCAGTATGGCGTCATAGATGAGCCTGCCGACGCCCGGCCAAGAGAAGACGGTCTCAGTTAGAACCGCACCAGCCACCACTAGGCCTAAGTTTATAGCTATTATACTTACTGTTGGTAACATAGCGTTTCTCAGGGCATACCTGCTTAAGAGTCTGTAGGTTGGAATTCCCTGGGCTCTCGCTGCCATTATATAATCTTCAGTTAGAACGTCTATCAAAGCGCTTCTCAAGATGATGGTGAACTCTCCGTAGGTAACTAGGGTCAGGGTTGTGTAAGGCAGTATGAAGTGCCTGAGGAAGTCCAGCAGGTAGGAGGTGAGGTCAGGGTACGTGACGCCGTACGTCAGCATCCCTGAGATGGGAAGCTTAATATAGTATATGGAGAGAAGTATTAGAACCCCACCGAGCCAGAATGTGGGTAGCGAGTAGAGACCCATAGCGGTTGTCATGATGACTACATCGGTCTTGCTCGCCCTCCTCCAAGCTGCAATCATTCCTGTAAGAACGCCTAGGAGTATGGCTGTGATGGTGGCTGGCAACACCAAGACTATTGTGTTAATTATCCTAGGTATCAGTACGTCTGTAACCGACGTCTTATAGAAGAACGAGATCCCCAGATTTCCCTGCATTACGTTAGCTAAGTATATGAAGAATTGATCTAGCAACGGTCTGTCTAGTCCGAACTGCCTCTCAAGAGTCCTTATCTGCTCTAAAGTGAGTCTAGGATTTCTGAACAGAAGCTGTATTGGATTGCCTGGAAGAACACGAAATAAGATAAAGTTGATTGTCACTATAGCAAAAATAGCTATTAAGCTTGCTACCATCCTTCTTAGTATGTAGGCAACGTACTTCGAAACCACTAAGGATCTCCCTTTACCTCCTTCTCAGCAATACTAAACCTAAGACGACTATGGCGATGACCACGATCAACCCGACTACCAGGCCCGTTGGGAATGCTTCAGCGGGGGGTGGTACCGTAGTTGGCGTGCTCGTCGGCGTTGTGGGCTTTGTGGTAGGCGTAGTTACAGGAGTGGTTGTTTGTTGTGGCACTGGTTGTACCTTAAGGAACACCGTCCAGTCGTAGCCTCCAAAAGGTCCTCCTGGCCAGTCAAGCTCGAAGCCTGCAAAGTTCTTTACATAAGCTTGTGGCGACAGCACTTCGTAGAGTGGTAGGTAGGGAAGATCCTCGTGCAAAATCTCCTGCATGAGCCATGCAATCCGCTTCACAGTTTCTATGTCAGGGGCATACATCATCTTGTTATATAGGGCATCGTACTCAGGGTTGACGTAACCGCTGTCTGAGGTGCCCATTATCACTTGATTCGATAGGAACACAGATAAGACCGTAGGGTCATTTGGGGAGAAGAACCAGTCCCAGATATCTAAATCATGCCCTAACGTTGTTTCACCGCTTTCATTTTTAGTCCATATTATTGCTGCCATGCTACCTGTGTCCATGGCCTCTACGTCAACCTGAACACCTATCTGAGACCACCATTGGCTTATCTGTTGTGCTGCTCTGACGGCTTCAGGCATGTTGCTTGGCACTAAGAGTGAGTATTTCATTGGTGTCCCGTCAGGTGCCCTCCTTACACCGTCTGAACCTACAGTGTAGCCTGCATTGTCGAGCATTTTCCTAGCCAGATCAAGATCGAACTTATAGGGTGTTAAGTTGGGGTGATAGAACATGTGTGTAGTCGGTAGCACTGTTGCGATCGGCCTGGCATATCCATGCCAAGTTAGCTCTGCAATGTAATTGACGTCGACTGCATGGGCTAGAGCTTTCCTTACTATCGGATCCTTAAGGGTGGGGTTACCCTTACCCTGTGGATACATGTTGAAGGCCATATAGAAGTACATAGTGCCAGG
This window of the Zestosphaera sp. genome carries:
- a CDS encoding ABC transporter substrate-binding protein → MMHQGLVTYSQAPGTTTFRVGWGGTSFDTFNPFTTYAQISLWATTDVYDTLVRLDKTYSIFIPDLAESWTMNSTTVVFRLVNNATFHDGIKVTAEDVKYSFELANQSWSRLAPSVEMVESIQVLDEHTISFRCKSTAIFMLTAAPAIPIVPKHIWEKIPDPSTYHDYPPVGSGPFKVTDYREGQYVVLERNPNFFRRSWLPKVDKIVIAFYSDVTAATNALRAGDIDAVGPYIPVAMIDEIKANPNMDILVSPGTMYFYMAFNMYPQGKGNPTLKDPIVRKALAHAVDVNYIAELTWHGYARPIATVLPTTHMFYHPNLTPYKFDLDLARKMLDNAGYTVGSDGVRRAPDGTPMKYSLLVPSNMPEAVRAAQQISQWWSQIGVQVDVEAMDTGSMAAIIWTKNESGETTLGHDLDIWDWFFSPNDPTVLSVFLSNQVIMGTSDSGYVNPEYDALYNKMMYAPDIETVKRIAWLMQEILHEDLPYLPLYEVLSPQAYVKNFAGFELDWPGGPFGGYDWTVFLKVQPVPQQTTTPVTTPTTKPTTPTSTPTTVPPPAEAFPTGLVVGLIVVIAIVVLGLVLLRRR
- a CDS encoding MoaD/ThiS family protein → MVRVVVVFIGSLADVIGAHAEMVEVPTDAVTVKGLIDYLQRLKPLLSKFLEASPLLQVFVNDVEAAYCKVLKNGDRVTIMLPLYEGG
- a CDS encoding ABC transporter permease, whose translation is MSKPTHLVTSLIDFWRVYKRNGLGVVGLAIIVFFTVIGLLAPVIVTQDPYKTDPSKYMLPPNFEHWFGTNEVGQDLFALNIYGSRISIIVGILAALVAVTIGTSVGLVSGYFGGVVDEILMRITDLFLVIPPLILMIVVGAILGPSLINVILIIGVLSWSPTARVVRSMVLSIKEWPYVESARALGASNPRIIFRHILPNVMPVVYANMALATSNAIFSHAALVFLGVGNVNDISWGMILHYAFASGALSTGRWWYFVPPGMFILLLIYAFVLVSYSLEEVLNPRLRRT
- a CDS encoding metallopeptidase TldD-related protein, translating into MDLEKIVKKAVGFGASEADVYLSKATETLLRLSNVIEASKSTKLSSLGIRVVVGKSVAVVGTQDLSEEGIIKALKSAISIARVTPPDPNWISINDKVSPSYASESFDRDTAEATPEDLSLVAGELIEAVKEGCKDAEPVRGEVVARTVEVSYASTYGGPVVRFETLSNLYLYARVNESGRIGTYFDYDIQRSYKKLRARDVGVEVGARARDFIKVGALPDGSYELILASRVVNSVLPIMLGPAVSALNVQRGRSPLIGKLGEALTSGEITIVDLGASSHALGSKPFDDEGHSTSNLAIVEKGVLKTYLYDTYTAAIEGRDSTGNASRTYSSGPVPQPHHLHLQPGKASLEELISEVRKGVLVMNTIGEWLSNPVSGHLNATITHAYVVSNGELVKPVGNGVITANIYELLKDGLEEIGSDVRPSYGVSTPSLKFSRVRIAGS
- a CDS encoding ABC transporter permease, giving the protein MVSKYVAYILRRMVASLIAIFAIVTINFILFRVLPGNPIQLLFRNPRLTLEQIRTLERQFGLDRPLLDQFFIYLANVMQGNLGISFFYKTSVTDVLIPRIINTIVLVLPATITAILLGVLTGMIAAWRRASKTDVVIMTTAMGLYSLPTFWLGGVLILLSIYYIKLPISGMLTYGVTYPDLTSYLLDFLRHFILPYTTLTLVTYGEFTIILRSALIDVLTEDYIMAARAQGIPTYRLLSRYALRNAMLPTVSIIAINLGLVVAGAVLTETVFSWPGVGRLIYDAILNRDYPILQGAFIIVTISVVLANLIADIIYGYLDPRVRR